A region from the Rhodamnia argentea isolate NSW1041297 chromosome 7, ASM2092103v1, whole genome shotgun sequence genome encodes:
- the LOC115734914 gene encoding uncharacterized protein LOC115734914, with amino-acid sequence MPTLPPETIPRKRFLGFLIWQSIPTTLLFFLFKAAISAFAPTTRPRSRASSILGFLLCFVSFELSQLLFSASLSFLSSPQPDRPASPLELGLGLVRLVVESRTASPELRRRARVSLTIATFVVACAVSSFLSVAAVCWGVSSGDSIGRVVGFRGFVVGLLYGVLYVYKRRWVLKFPIVQRTLYFSFKMGLPTAARNSFKFSGAAYVFSSLLLAFLPDHHYVRASMGRFLLEQIIFYMGTLAVFLCWELIHHLHQVLHTKRFIFAPPRGSAAAETNPSEPLLAALEESHPSALVHYLAYLDLCMVCENNVDTWRRAAFFEETGDTYKRVIAVCLRPLEKLASKLAEGLETSADKSYPLSNQLLSPADFQLDSSCYEPIHHYQLYAWCARAAASLTVHSHEEDRYGVAQLSGSNAAVLSTLLSCLLAVESFMGKRTHLQSQHHFMGASGIKWATPNAGRRYFPSSTVGKRRGSPLHSKAYAIADVLRTSIYQIVSAFHDEMLASAKSGNLEKEWTINAKPPFGTRDLLLQKLHLFLDFRAS; translated from the exons ATGCCAACTTTGCCTCCTGAAACCATCCCCAGGAAGAGATTCTTAGGGTTTCTCATATGGCAATCGATACCCACTacgcttctcttcttcctcttcaaagCCGCGATTTCTGCTTTCGCTCCAACCACTCGCCCCCGCAGCAGAGCGTCGTCGATCCTCGgtttcttgctctgtttcgtcTCCTTCGAGCTCTCGCAGCTCCTGTTCTCcgcttctctctccttcctttcctcTCCGCAGCCTGATCGCCCCGCTTCGCCGCTCgagctcgggctcgggctcgtcCGGTTGGTGGTCGAGTCGCGGACGGCGTCGCCCGAGCTGCGGCGGCGAGCTAGGGTTTCGCTAACCATCGCGACGTTCGTCGTGGCGTGCGCGGTGTCGAGTTTCTTGTCGGTGGCAGCGGTGTGTTGGGGGGTGAGTTCGGGGGATTCGATTGGGAGAGTAGTGGGGTTTAGAGGTTTCGTAGTTGGGCTGTTGTATGGGGTGTTATATGTTTATAAGCGCAGATGGGTATTGAAGTTTCCCATTGTTCAG CGGACACTATATTTCAGCTTCAAGATGGGATTGCCTACTGCTGCCAgaaattcttttaaattttccgGCGCTGCCTATGTATTTTCATCTCTGCTGTTAGCATTTCTCCCTGATCATCACTATGTTCGGGCTAGCATGGGAAGATTCTTGCTTGAGCAAATTATCTTTTACATGGGGACTCTTGCTGTTTTCCTTTGCTGGGAATTGATTCATCATTTGCACCAG GTCTTACACACAAAGAGGTTCATATTTGCTCCCCCAAGAGGGTCGGCTGCAGCAGAAACAAATCCAAGCGAACCACTTCTTGCAGCTTTGGAGGAAAGTCACCCAAGTGCTCTTGTTCACTATCTTGCTTATCTGGATCTCTGCATGGTTTGTGAGAATAATGTGGATACTTGGCGGCGAGCTGCTTTCTTTGAAGAAACTGGTGACACTTACAAAAGAGTTATAGCGGTATGCCTGAGGCCTTTGGAAAAGCTTGCATCAAAATTAGCTGAAGGTCTAGAAACTTCTGCTGATAAAAGCTACCCACTTTCAAATCAGTTACTCTCCCCTGCCGACTTTCAGCTAGATTCATCTTGCTATGAACCAATACATCATTATCAG TTGTATGCATGGTGTGCCAGAGCTGCTGCCTCTCTGACCGTGCACTCACATGAGGAGGACAGATATGGTGTTGCTCAGCTTTCTGGCAGCAATGCTGCTGTTTTATCTACCCTATTGTCTTGCCTTCTTGCGGTTGAATCATTCATGGGGAAGAGGACCCACTTGCAATCCCAGCACCACTTTATGGGAGCCAGTGGTATTAAATGGGCGACGCCAAACGCTGGAAGAAGGTATTTTCCGTCCAGTACCGTGGGTAAGAGAAGGGGTTCTCCTCTGCATTCAAAAGCATATGCTATTGCTGATGTTCTTAGGACATCCATTTACCAAATAGTGTCTGCCTTCCACGATGAAATGCTTGCCAGTGCCAAATCTGGCAATCTTGAAAAGGAATGGACCATCAATGCGAAGCCTCCATTTGGCACTCGTGATCTTCTCTTGCAGAAATTGCATCTCTTCTTGGATTTTCGGGCTAGCTAA
- the LOC115733188 gene encoding organic cation/carnitine transporter 1, translated as MPDLLLYNGHRTRGQMQNLAGLSFSNIHPLPLAPSPPAMDDEEAQRLVRTNTNPARSESPPPAKLELTVDEVVEEYVGSFGFAQLLHVFLVSLAWIFDSQSTLITIFTDAQPSSWRCKSPGSCADAGGDGGAVASVCGLEGGTWEWVGGNASSVIAEWGLICDRKFLAAIPASLFFLGSLLGSAVYGHLADARLGRKRTVLIACVLTTLTAFLTSLSPDVWTYAVLRFANGFARSGIGICCLVLSTEAVGRKWRGQVGQYGFFFFTVGFLSLPLIAYPTRSCWRDLYKIISVFPLLYCFLLVPFVSESPRWLLVKGRDGEALDVMKKYARLNGKKLPSNLVLSNPSPPKAVSKDEAGGVSMADEAEESLWKTRWAAQRMVLVMLAGFGVGFVYYGIQLNVENLNFNLYLTVALNAVLEIPAVFIGSVLLSFMNRRLLFSQSAFLAGVSCILCIVFSRENRGGGGSVADKPGGSWAQLLIEGVGFMAASMAFDVMYIYCVELFPTNVRNFAVSMLRQALMLGASMAPLLVAVGRLTPSFSFLVFGSLSIFSGVLGLWLPETRNAPLYETLKQQEEVEILSCGSDDPGSELGKEVRS; from the exons ATGCCGGACCTCCTTCTATATAATGGACACAGAACCAGAGGGCAGATGCAGAATCTGGCTGGTCTAAGCTTTTCTAATATTCATCCCCTGCCTCTAGCTCCGTCCCCTCCGGCAATGGACGATGAAGAAGCACAGCGGCTCGTGCGCACGAACACCAACCCGGCACGGAGTGAATCGCCGCCGCCCGCGAAGCTAGAGCTGACCGTGGATGAAGTCGTGGAAGAGTACGTCGGATCGTTCGGGTTCGCGCAGCTGCTGCACGTGTTCTTGGTGTCGCTGGCGTGGATATTCGATTCCCAGAGCACGCTGATCACGATCTTCACCGACGCGCAGCCGTCGTCTTGGAGGTGCAAGTCGCCGGGTTCGTGTGCCGATGCCGGCGGAGACGGAGGCGCCGTGGCTTCCGTATGTGGATTGGAGGGAGGGACTTGGGAGTGGGTCGGTGGCAACGCCAGCTCGGTGATCGCCGAGTGGGGTCTCATCTGCGACCGCAAGTTCCTCGCCGCCATACCcgcctctctcttcttcctcggcTCTTTATTAG GATCAGCGGTTTACGGTCACTTGGCCGACGCGCGGCTGGGCCGGAAGAGAACCGTGCTAATTGCCTGCGTCTTGACAACTTTGACCGCTTTCCTCACCTCTCTTTCACCGGACGTATGGACGTATGCCGTCCTCCGCTTCGCCAACGGGTTTGCTCGATCGGGAATCGGCATCTGCTGTCTCGTCCTCTCCACGGAAGCTGTCGGCCGCAAATGGCGCGGGCAAGTCGGGCAAtacggcttcttcttcttcaccgtggggttcctctctctccccttgaTCGCTTATCCCACGAGAAGTTGCTGGAGGGACTTGTACAAGATAATATCCGTCTTCCCCCTGCTCTATTGCTTCCTCTTGGTCCCTTTTGTTTCAGAGTCGCCGCGCTGGCTTCTTGTCAAGGGGCGAGACGGAGAAGCGCTCGACGTGATGAAGAAGTACGCAAGACTCAATGGGAAGAAGCTGCCGTCGAATCTAGTCCTCTCCAATCCGTCTCCGCCGAAAGCGGTCAGCAAAGATGAGGCCGGAGGAGTATCAATGGCAGATGAAGCAGAGGAGAGCCTGTGGAAGACCAGATGGGCTGCACAAAGAATGGTTCTGGTAATGTTAGCCGGTTTCGGGGTCGGGTTCGTCTACTACGGCATTCAGTTAAACGTTGAGAACCTCAACTTCAATCTTTACCTAACCGTGGCCCTCAACGCGGTGTTGGAAATCCCCGCGGTCTTCATCGGGAGCGTGCTCTTGAGCTTCATGAACCGCCGCCTACTCTTCTCGCAGTCCGCCTTCCTAGCTGGAGTCTCGTGCATCCTCTGCATCGTCTTCTCTCGAGAGAACCGCGGCGGCGGTGGCAGCGTTGCGGATAAACCGGGCGGGAGCTGGGCGCAACTCCTCATCGAAGGGGTGGGGTTCATGGCCGCTTCCATGGCATTCGACGTGATGTACATCTACTGCGTCGAGCTGTTCCCTACCAACGTGAGGAACTTCGCCGTGTCCATGCTGCGCCAAGCCCTCATGCTGGGGGCTTCGATGGCGCCACTGCTGGTGGCGGTGGGCCGGCTGACCCCGTCGTTCTCGTTCCTCGTGTTCGGCTCGCTTTCCATCTTCAGCGGAGTTTTGGGCCTCTGGCTTCCCGAGACTAGGAATGCTCCTCTCTACGAGACCCTGAAACAACAAGAAGAGGTGGAAATCCTGAGCTGCGGATCCGATGATCCGGGTTCGGAGCTTGGAAAGGAGGTCAGAAGTTAG